A genomic region of Fusarium oxysporum Fo47 chromosome VI, complete sequence contains the following coding sequences:
- a CDS encoding uncharacterized protein (uncharacterized protein conserved in bacteria-domain containing protein): MPPLPGFSDNPFQSRDDFIEAIIALINPLKQHFSPEKSRVRIPVATGAHFDESAAQLEGFARPLWAIAPLLFGYDSIANKDLAARVDELVQPWVDGFITGTDPHNPEYWGAMNDMDQRMVEAEMLAFALIAAPKRFYEPLNEDQKKNLKNWLNSIRGKKMPPTNWRWFRVFCNLALVKTCGVPFSQVKEEMDADLELLDSFYIGDGWSADGPWQTVEQARQEQELAEKTGRRDTVGTGRQADYYSGSFAIQFSQVLYSKFAADLDESRCEMYQQRARDFGTQIWRYFDSQGSSIPFGRSLTYRFACGGFFGALAFAKVPNMPKPLDSPGAIRGFLARHLRWWAQNSTDIFSTDGTLTIGWLYPNMYMAEDYNSPQSVYWCLKTLIAVGLSADDEFWKSEPLPYPPFEPPTQVVRAPQQILCNHPRGNHHFMLTPGQFVAWPMKANQAKYCKFAYSSAFGFSVPTGPLIQQIAPDNQLALSRDGGETWAVKWKCDEVKFGTLMTKAGNQSVASVSIASVRWYPWGDRAVAVDTILVPPTEQWPDWHVRMHRIRCQKPIESLRVVEGGFAINGRKHADGMNLPTLPVPDGVVPGSFEGNFSNERSTIVSSKAGSSGILTEALFDRQRVDVESFALKPDSNTNIVCQRTLIPVASVGIIGKIEPSQEVWLKSSVFAVSSNAGEGRQGDAASLKERWSRCPTIEVESFEQILHNM, encoded by the exons ATGCCGCCGCTGCCAGGGTTCTCCGACAATCCCTTCCAAAGCCGAGATGACTTCATTGAAGCCATAATTGCGTTGATTAATCCTCTAAAACAACATTTCTCACCTGAAAAATCTCGCGTTCGTATTCCAGTTGCGACAGGTGCACATTTCGATGAGTCGGCGGCACAATTAGAAGGCTTTGCAAGGCCGCTATGGGCCATAGCGCCATTGCTTTTCGGATACGACTCTATCGCCAATAAAGACCTGGCAGCACGCGTAGATGAGCTAGTTCAGCCATGGGTCGACGGCTTCATCACAGGAACCGACCCACATAATCCAGAGTATTGGGGTGCCATGAACGATATGGATCAAAGAATGGTGGAAGCAGAAATGCTAGCGTTTGCTCTCATAGCAGCACCAAAGCGTTTCTATGAGCCATTGAACGaagaccagaagaagaacttgaagaACTGGTTGAACTCGATTCGCGGCAAGAAAATGCCTCCGACAAATTGGCGCTGGTTTCGAGTCTTCTGTAACCTTGCTTTAGTAAAGACTTGCGGTGTCCCTTTCTCGCaagtcaaggaagagatggatgCAGATCTTGAGCTGCTGGATAGCTTCTACATTGGAGATGGCTGGTCAGCGGATGGCCCTTGGCAGACAGTCGAGCAAGCGAGACAAGAACAGGAGCTGGCTGAGAAGACTGGACGGCGAGATACGGTCGGAACAGGACGACAAGCAGACTACTATTCTGGCAGTTTCGCCATTCAGTTCTCACAGGTACTGTACTCAAAGTTCGCCGCTGATTTGGATGAATCGAGATGCGAGATGTATCAACAACGAGCCAGGGACTTCGGAACTCAGATCTGGAGATACTTCGACTCTCAGG GTTCATCAATTCCTTTCGGTAGGTCCCTCACGTACAGGTTTGCCTGTGGAGGTTTCTTTGGCGCGCTGGCGTTTGCCAAGGTGCCTAACATGCCTAAGCCGCTTGACTCACCAGGAGCAATCAGGGGGTTCCTAGCTCGACATCTGAGGTGGTGGGCACAGAATTCTACTGACATCTTCTCAACTGATGGCACTCTTACAATTGGATGGCTGTATCC AAACATGTACATGGCCGAAGACTACAACTCTCCGCAGTCCGTATATTGGTGCCTCAAAACGCTTATAGCTGTTGGCTTGAGTGCCGACGACGAATTCTGGAAGTCTGAGCCACTTCCGTATCCGCCCTTCGAACCCCCTACACAAGTCGTCCGAGCTCCTCAGCAAATCCTGTGCAATCACCCGCGAGGCAATCACCACTTCATGCTAACTCCCGGACAATTCGTTGCTTGGCCGATGAAAGCCAATCAAGCCAAGTACTGCAAGTTTGCCTATTCTTCAGCCTTCGGATTCTCCGTTCCAACAGGCCCTCTGATCCAACAGATTGCACCGGACAACCAACTGGCGCTGAGCCGAGACGGTGGAGAGACTTGGGCGGTTAAGTGGAAGTGCGATGAAGTCAAGTTTGGCACCCTGATGACAAAGGCGGGTAACCAGAGCGTGGCGAGTGTTTCCATTGCAAGCGTAAGATGGTATCCTTGGGGCGATCGAGCCGTGGCTGTCGATACGATCCTGGTCCCACCGACCGAACAATGGCCGGATTGGCATGTAAGAATGCACCGCATACGATGCCAGAAGCCTATCGAGTCGCTTCGCGTCGTTGAAGGGGGTTTCGCTATAAATGGCCGTAAGCACGCTGATGGGATGAACTTGCCAACTCTTCCAGTACCCGATGGAGTCGTGCCTGGCAGTTTCGAGGGAAACTTCTCCAATGAACGATCCACAATCGTCTCGTCTAAAGCTGGCTCCAGTGGAATTCTAACCGAAGCTCTTTTCGATAGACAAAGGGTTGATGTGGAAAGCTTCGCGCTGAAGCCGGACTCCAACACGAACATCGTTTGCCAGCGAACATTGATCCCTGTTGCATCCGTAGGCATCATAGGAAAAATAGAGCCGAGTCAGGAAGTTTGGTTGAAGAGTTCGGTTTTCGCTGTTTCGTCCAATGCTGGCGAGGGACGACAGGGTGATGCGGCGAGTCTCAAGGAGAGATGGTCTCGATGTCCGACCATTGAGGTAGAGAGCTTCGAACAGATCTTACACAATATGTAA
- a CDS encoding major facilitator superfamily domain-containing protein, with protein MAEAKQTTAVAVDDGRYDRDTDNSATDYEESEKSGKSWKSYVWDTWELPKEQRWLLFKVDAFVLTFASIGYFLKNIDQTNVNNAFLSGMKEELNMYGNELVTSTSIWTVGYVVGQIPSNLLLTRVSPRWVIPSLEVGWGIATICTSAVHSYKALYALRFLVGLFESGFYPGIHYMLGSWYTPREIGKRAMIFWLAGSIGNMFSGFLQAAAYTNLNGVHGHAGWRWLFIIDGIITLPLAVAGYFFFPNLPQDGVKTWWTTQREHEISIERMNAIGRAGKEKWTKAKLKSILLSWHTYFLPMIYVLWNNAYPQPAMGYWLKSFNADPPPVPGTSYSVAQINNLPLPSTAIFIVMALFWGWLSDGPMKGLRWPFIYAGAIIAMAFNIALLKMPLYGNNRDRTLVYWFANIGNGAGPLILSWINEICSADTEKRALLVAAANDFAYVVQAVAPNFVWKTTDFPRAAKGYTWSTVLNALLIVWTAVVQLLLAWDRKRQAKAREVISEDSEANSQEESHDDGKTSEYPAEKKTDLS; from the exons ATGGCTGAAGCTAAACAGACGACTGCTGTTGCGGTCGATGATGGTCGATACGATCGAGATACCGATAACTCAGCGACTGACTACGAAGAGAGCGAAAAGAGCGGCAAGTCCTGGAAGAGCTACGTCTGGGATACATGGGAGTTGCCCAAGGAGCAGCGATGGCTTCTTTTCAAGGTTGACGCTTTTGTCTTGACGTTTGCTTCCATTGGGTACTTCCTCAAGAACATTGATCAAACAAACGTCAACAATGCGTTTCTGAGTGGAATGAAGGAGGAGCTCAATATGTATGGCAATGAACTTGTTACTA GCACATCAATCTGGACCGTGGGTTATGTCGTCGGTCAAATTCCTTCCAACTTACTTCTCACTCGTGTATCGCCGCGCTGGGTTATCCCGTCACTGGAAGTAGGTTGGGGCATTGCGACTATCTGCACTTCAGCTGTGCACTCATACAAGGCTTTGTACGCTCTGCGATTCCTCGTTGGTCTTTTCGA ATCCGGCTTCTATCCTGGTATTCACTATATGCTCGGCTCTTGGTACACCCCTCGCGAGATCGGAAAGCGCGCCATGATCTTCTGGCTGGCTGGTAGCATTGGTAACATGTTCAGTGGCTTCCTGCAGGCAGCTGCTTACACAAACTTGAATGGTGTCCATGGTCATGCAGGCT GGCGctggctcttcatcatcgacggCATCATCACTCTTCCCCTCGCGGTGGCAGgctacttcttcttccctaACCTTCCCCAAGACGGTGTCAAAACTTGGTGGACTACGCAAAGGGAGCATGAGATCTCCATTGAACGAATGAACGCCATCGGGCGAGCTGGAAAGGAGAAGTGGACAAAGGCGAAGCTCAAATCTATTCTCCTGAGTTGGCACACATACTTCCTCC CTATGATCTACGTCCTCTGGAACAACGCATACCCTCAGCCCGCAATGGGATATTGgctcaagagcttcaacGCCGATCCTCCCCCTGTACCCGGCACCTCGTATTCCGTCGCTCAGATCAACAACTTGCCTCTACCATCTACTGCAATCTTTATCGTTATGGCTCTATTTTGGGGCTGGCTTTCCGATGGGCCCATGAAGGGTCTGCGATGGCCTTTCATCTACGCTGGTGCCATAATCGCT ATGGCCTTCAACATCGCCCTTCTCAAGATGCCCCTTTACGGAAATAACAGAGACCGAACTCTTGTTTACTGGTTTGCCAACATTGGT AACGGTGCCGGTCCCCTCATTCTCAGCTGGATTAACGAGATCTGCTCCGCTGATACCGAAAAGCGAGCCTTACTAGTAGCTGCGGCGAACGACTTCGCCTATGTGGTCCAAGCTGTGGCTCCCAACTTTGTCTGGAAGACTACCGATTTCCCTAGGGCTGCAAAGGGTTATACATGGTCCACTGTTCTCAACGCTCTGCTGA TCGTCTGGACTGCCGTTGTTCAGTTACTTCTGGCCTGGGATAGGAAGCGGCAAGCCAAGGCTCGGGAAGTGATATCAGAAGACTCAGAGGCCAATTCTCAAGAAGAATCACACGATGATGGGAAGACTTCGGAGTACCCTGCGGAAAAGAAGACGGATCTTAGCTAG
- a CDS encoding MFS transporter: protein MRSSTISDSPELESNKPNENNDRVSPNGGARAWACVAGSFLLQFCSVGYVNACGMFQLYYSEVMFKDQSSSALAWMTTLQIFMLFMFGPAVGKMIDVYGCRKTLLPFSIVAVFSVCMLSLCTKYWQVMLTQGVTFATQWFSTKKGLAVGIVSAGSRGVIYPCMIPRLIEEVGFATAIRWTAFLQGILLVTANALCTSPFPPLGIVSRPAKKEKENVPNGRINGFKRGPWVFFILGCFFTMWGLFAPLNYLPEMASLHGYKGFAVYTLAIANAGSLYGRVMPGWISDKISRDIGHFNTMVMVTGFSGALVLAFWLPLELHTSKGGIIVFALLFGFASDGFVSLGPPCVVSIAEDRVDEIGFKLGGFCLAIALGALTGLPIEGAIKDREGDRFTGLMCFAGASMLLGSFCMATARVFKGGAQLCKKI from the exons ATGCGCTCCTCTACCATCTCCGACTCACCAGAGCTCGAGAGCAACAAGCCAAACGAGAACAATGACCGTGTCTCCCCTAATGGAGGAGCAAGAGCCTGGGCTTGTGTGGCTGGCTCGTTCTTGTTGCAGTTTTGCTCCGTTGGTTACGTCAACGC ATGCGGCATGTTTCAGTTGTACTACTCGGAAGTCATGTTCAAGGACCAGTCGTCATCAGCCTTGGCTTGGATGACCACTCTCCAGATTTTCATGCTCTTCATGTTCGGCCCCGCTGTTGGCAAGATGATCGACGTCTATGGCTGCCGCAAGACACTACTGCCCTTCAGTATCGTGGCTGTTTTCTCCGTCTGCATGCTGAGCCTTTGCACAAAGTACTGGCAAGTTATGCTTACCCAGGGTGTCACCTTTG CCACTCAATGGTTCTCGACAAAGAAGGGCTTGGCTGTCGGTATTGTTTCCGCTGGGAGCA GAGGCGTGATATACCCCTGCATGATCCCTCGACTCATTGAAGAAGTCGGCTTTGCGACTGCCATTCGTTGGACTGCCTTCTTGCAAGGAATCCTCTTAGTCACCGCCAATGCTCTCTGCACTTCCCCTTTCCCACCTCTCGGCATAGTCTCGCGACCagccaagaaagagaaagagaacgTTCCCAACGGTCGAATCAACGGATTCAAGAGAGGACCTTGGGTGTTCTTCATCCTAGGCTGTTTCTTCACCATGTGGGGTCTCTTCGCACCCCTGAACTACCTCCCGGAGATGGCCTCACTTCATGGATACAAAGGCTTCGCTGTCTATACCTTGGCCATTGCCAACGCCGGTTCACTATATGGCCGAGTCATGCCTGGTTGGATCAGTGACAAGATCAGTAGAGAT ATCGGAcacttcaacaccatggTCATGGTGACTGGTTTCTCTGGAGCTCTCGTCCTGGCTTTTTGGCTTCCCCTCGAGCTTCACACCTCTAAAGGTGGTatcatcgtcttcgcccTGCTCTTTGGGTTCGCCAGTGACGGTTTCGTCAGTCTGGGCCCTCCATGCGTTGTTTCCATTGCCGAAGACCGGGTTGATGAGATCGGGTTCAAGCTGGGAGGCTTTTGTCTGGCCATTGCCCTGGGCGCTCTGACTGGGCTTCCCATCGAAGGGGCCATCAAAGACCGGGAAGGGGACAGGTTTACTGGGTTGATGTGCTTTGCGGGTGCGTCTATGCTTCTCGGAAGCTTCTGTATGGCGACCGCTCGAGTGTTCAAGGGTGGCGCTCAACTCTGCAAGAAGATCTAG